The region AAGGAAATTGAGGCCTTACAAAAGGGGAAGGGTTAGAAATGGAAAGCCGCTCATCAACGTGAATGGTTTTGACATTGTGGAAACGGAGAGCGAGTAGCTTAATAAATAAGTCGGGGTTACGTGACGCGCCTATGCGGAGAGTGGTCCTGGTGAGCCGCTCAAGAGATAGCCACCGTCTGCATACGAGAGAGCAGGCATCGCGGCTGGCCTTCGAGTCTAGGTGTTTGAAGATCTCAATTACTAGCTCGTCCGGGAGACACGTGTTGATCCAATCTTGGCCTCGCATGATTGATtgatgtataaataaataaattgagatGGATTGCGTAGATTGGTTGAATTGCAATTTGAAATTGTGGAGATGATAATGGAATTTTGATGATGGAGGAATGAAGAGATTTCGAGGGAATTCATTTCAGGAAATCGGTGATGTCGGGAAGTGAAAAGAGGAAAACGCAGAGATGCTGTGTTTACTAAAATACCCCTTGTTTTGGATATATATTTCTTAAatcttctatttttatttttattttcaaaataaaatattatttatttaaatttatcactttatgtataaataaaacaaatagaaatttcccaaaatacatattttggcattttatttacaactttacattgcaaattttgactttttttttgacttttttcatttacgaaaaataccttttttttaatttcataaatacttttttcggttttcaatttagattttcggttttttcggtttggtcgaccgaaccgaccggcaatttttttatatagtgtaagattagtgtatatataatgttattttttattttttatagatcctggaattttttattttattttttatagtgtagcagtagtgtttttatggtgtatatatagtgtaaaattagtgtatatatagtgtataagtagtgtatttatggaaTTTTGTAGTGTCTTTGTGATTTAatcatgaaacactgcaaatacaccataaacactgtaaatgcaccataaatatactaaaaagggtagaaatacactattaatgcaccaaaaatacactaaaacgtgaagatattataaaattattacaaatgcaccataaatcaatattttatttacaaaattagtatcaataaacaaatttatgaattaaagaagacaaaataaataattatatgaataatagaacaattttataaacaaaaaattatagatctacaataatttatttacaaaatatttaaatcattacaaaaaatctaaaaaattacacaaatctaaaaacgagtcgagaaatccatagcgcgaacggaaaagacgaacagactagcgcgaacggaaaaacgaccgaaaacgacgagaaatccaccggaagtagacgaacggaagcgcgactggaaagacgaacggaaaaataatcggaggggataaattgaaaattaaatgaaaaagaagaagaagaagaaaataagagagaagaagagagagaagaaagaagaagagagagaaaataaaaggtGGGTATGAAAAAGtttaacttaaaatgagataagacttttttatatagtaggttttttttgtaaataagttaACTTATTAGGTAACATAGGATAAGAAGAAAAGATGGgtcaaaatggtgtaaatattttatccaaatcaggtatttggaaaataatcccataaaacaattaaaaaatgcaCCAAAAACTGAAAATTCAGGACAAGCTATTTAAAAGAGAGTTAGTAAGATGATATGTGTTTGTATAAAATATGAAACTAGAATTTATCTTCGAGAGAATATTCATCGAGCTCGAgaccaattttaaaaaaattaatgtcaaaaaaataatgaatattacatattttttattttaattacgcggtttaatttttttcattttcatttacgAACTACcatattttctcaaattcatgcacggcgTTGAGATGACACTCATtaattggtgtaaaatgacctctaCCTcggcaaattacaccaatggagcagtgacacctcagcaccatgcATGCATTTGAggaaaaatggtagttcgtgcatacAAATGAGAAACTTTAaatgcgtgattaaaatgagagaacgtataaagttgatgaatttttatgaaattaacttattttaaaataaaaataagttaaaaatgttctctcataattttttctttttgagaaATGGATAATGATTTTATtacaacataaaatcaaaaaatactTCTTCTTTGTTAGAGCTGTAAATAACTCTATTAGAAACAAAATCAGACCCTTGTTGTACATCCCATCTAGCTTACGAATAAGATAAATCATTTTCCGGTCCTATGAATATAATCGAAACTATAATTCTCTAGTTGTCTTCCTAAAAGTTTAATATCATCTGCAATTAATTGACcataatctaaacatttcccctggTGAGAGAAACGGCTGATAACCAATTTGGCATCCGatttaaagtgaaatttgtTAGTCTGAGTTTCCAACGCCATCTTCATTTCAAACTTCATTGCCTGCAGTTCTGCGATTTTAACATTATCCAGACCCGGTAACAGACAAATACCATGTGAGATAATATCATATGCGTAATTGAAACTTACAgttatgtatataaaataattaaaaattcaaaaaatattttctttattttcatcATCAAGATTTTTATTCTATTCAAGCCGATTATTTATTATGGGCcgtgatgttttttttttaccattttaacTCGATAATTGTTATTCAACGTCATTAGTAAAGAATTTTTATATGAAGATGgtgttttttttggtaaaactctttacaaaattattaatttttccaaaaatataattataaagtaaaaatttgaactattattaatgaaatcattgcatttttagtattattttagccaaatgtatataaataataaataatcattaGATATATTCTCAAGTTGcatattacaaaaaattatcaatgtgactaaaacatttaaataaacatatttattgttgtattaatgttctttttttttgtatatttttatttaacttgtacttttattttttttaactcttttgtatatttttttaaataaacatttttaactcttttttgtatattttatttaatatgttaaacttaattattattttttattattgggGAGGGGGAGCTGCTATCAAcgtttatactatttgagctaCAGTTCGTTGGTGTTaaacttaaattattttaattagaaaaaaaaaagagaaaatgtgATGAATAATTAGAAAAATTGATAGATATGAGTTATCTTTTCTATTTCAAAATTAGTAAAATCAAGTTGTCTTGTAATTTAAATAATGGGGTAATTAAGTTGGGGATTGGGTTGGACTTTCTTATGTTCCACAACAataattttttggtttaattactcaaaaacctctcacctttaaacattttttcaattccaccccgacgttgaaaatttgtcaattttacctactttcgaattttccgttttcaattgtaccccaatattttaatttttgttaatttttttacttaaatgatgaaatcattcaattaattaaatctaaacatgaaattaaattttttttattcaaaaaagtacaaataagtcctttatttttaaaaactaactaaaaaccataatcaaattaacactaatttaaattcttaattaatttaactaaatttaaataaattttaaaaatatacaattaatatatgcgagacatgtagaatgttttaaacaaatttccaaacgcaaaagacgttactttaatttttcagggtacaattgaaacacaaaaatacaaaatagagtaaaattgacaaatttttaacgttagggtatgattgaaaatggGTTAAAAAGTCGGGgggttttaaaacattaggcctaagtttttctttttattttttatttttttatatgtatagtCTAATTTATCTTTTGTGAAGAATCCAAATTCGGAAATTCCAAGTTAAAAATGAATTCCAATTGGGTGACAAAAAGCTGACGTGAAAAAGCTGGCAAGCTTCTGAACACCACAGGCGACCTAAAATATATTCAACAACCTATACTTTAAAAAATGGCACAAAAACCGCTTTTACTTTTCCAGATTCTCTCCGAtttcatttccatttcaatTCCGCAAAATCACTGATAATCGTCGTCAACAACTACAACGACAGCAAAACGACACTGTTTTCGTAAAGTAGAAGAGCATTTTTTTTCCGATCATCGTTGCTCCGCCATGTCGTTTTCATTCTTTAAGCCGTCGAGGCCTAAAACGCCGTTAGAGGTGGTGAAAGCATTGAAGGAGAGCCTCACCGCTCTCGATACTAAAACCGTCGTCGAAGTTAAATCACTCGAGAAGGTAACTTATGTCTCTTAATTATTTACGTAATTAATTTATGCAAATTATGCTTTCAGTTAATCATGATTTTAATCTTAATTATGCATACATAGAGTAAATATTCAATTCCAGAGGTTGTAAATATTATGTTATCCAGGTCAAAAAAGTATGACAGAAAGTTTTTACTCATTATTATGCTGAGGATTTTAGcatcttatttattttattgtgaATTTGTTGTATAGGCATTGGAAGAGGTTGAGAAAAATCTTGTAGCGATAAGAATTATGCTATGTGGAGACGGTGAGGTTGAGCCGAATGCCGAGCAAGTTTCACAGTTAGTGCTTGAAGTTTCTAAGGAGGATGTTCTTGCTCTTATGATTCACAAACTTCCTAATCTAGGATGGGAAGTGAGTTTTTAACTGTTATTAGCACTTCGACaactgttttaatttgtttttcccCTTTTTCCGAGCGGTAATGcgatatatgtattttttgaCTTAGGCAAGAAAGGATTTAGTGCATTGCTGGTCCATATTGTTGAAGCAAAATGTTGATTCCAAGTATTTCTCTGTGGAGTACATAGAGAACCATTTTGAATTGTTAGACTTTCTTGTTGTCTGGTAAGTGTATGTAGTTTTCTGATCTTATTCTTATGTTCTTTCTAGCAGTATTAACATTAACTATGAGCTTTTAACATTGTTGCTGCCTTTGATATGTCTGGTTGTTCTATTGTTTCCGAATAAGCAGAAAATGATCCTTGAATtgttgttttgtagcatttttttactatttctgAAATTTGATTATGTGATATTCTATAGGACTCATTGTTGTCTTCTGGGTGCAGCTATGACAACAAGGAAATTGCCTTGAATTGTGGTGTTATGCTAAGGGAGTGCGTCAAATTTCCATCCCTTGCAAAGTAAGACATGGtgctttctttttgtttttaagttcCTCTCATAGTTTCTTCAAGTCTTTAATGACCTTTACCATGGTTGATGCTTAATTAATTGAAGTATTGCTATTATTTTTGCATGATGAATGACTGAAAATGAAAGGACTATAGAATCTTGGATGTGTTTTTCTTGTTTGCTGTTGTTCCTGCACTGTCTTGAGTAATTATGTTTAATCATCAATCTAATGGAGGTCTCATGTATGAGGTCTGTTTTCATTCTAAGCTTTCTACTCCATTGACAATGTGCTCATTAGTTATTATTGCTTGTCTTGAATTAATTTTGCTTTTGGATGATTATGTGAATTTAACCTTGTTAACCGCTGCATAAGTATATTTTATCCAGAAAGCATCACTTGGGGTTGCTTAAGTACAAAGTGATACTTATTTAGATTAACAATGAAGTCTGTTGGGCCTACATTTTTCATGGGAGATGGCAGGAAACACGGACTGGCCGTTGCAGCTTGATGGGAATTATTGGCGTTGTTATTTTACTGTTTCTTCTATGAGGAAAAAATGAATATGAAATGAACATCAGAATATAGTGCTTCTgaaattcaattaatatttattactttttcgTGGTTACCAAGTTTCATGTTTTCACACTGTTAATTTTTGTAGTGTTGTTTCAGGTATATATTAGAGTCTGCAAGCTTTGAGTTGTTCTTCAAATTTGTGGAATTGCCAAATTTTGATGTTGCTTCTGATGCTTTCTCTACTTTCAAGGTCAGACTTATTACTTTGTAAGTTCGTAGTTACTTCATGTTGACCTGTCAGTGTTCAAGTCTCCAGTTGGGCATATTTTACATGTTTGCCAATAAATGGTTGCAGGATTTACTTACTAAACATGAGAATGTGGTTGCTGAATATCTAACTGCTCACTATGATGAGGTAAACTTTCCTGCTTATCAATTATCATGGCTTGTTTATGTATTCTTCATTACTCCCTCTATGAGACATTTAAGATGACACAGTATTGTCTTTCCAGTTCTTTGACATGTATGAGAAACTACTGATATCTCCCAATTATGTGACAAGAAGGCAATCATTGAAGGTTAGTTTCTGCTCTAAGTTATAGATTCTGCTCTGAAGAGGTTTTCATCTTTAAGGTAACATGACTTTGCTAATGGATGTAGCTTCTCTCGGATTTTCTTTTGGAGCCTTCGAACTCCCATATAATGAAGCGCTATATTTTAGAAGTTCAGTACTTAAAAGTAATGATGACGTTATTGAAGGTActtctttcatttttcttttggaTCTATATGTTTGAGCAGTCGATTAAATCTTCTGTACATGATATAGATGGATGTTTTGAGCTGATATTCCCACATAGCCAACTGTTACTAAAGTATTGAGCTTAGATAGtcacaactagaataaaatcaAAGATCTAACTACAAATCTTTGACCAGAACTCTTcacaatttaatgttttaaagctTTGACAACTGAGAATTGGAGTATGGTGTGCAATTTGATAAGGATAATTTTGAGTTATGGGAAAACATGCATTATCTTCACTCTTTCATCATcataattattctttttaatctCCAAGTTATAAgctgtaaaaaaaattagttatattTCAGATGTGATTTTTATCTCACTAGTATCGTACCCTAATATATATCTCAGCCGGCTTTCCTGTTTCTTCTATCACCCAAGGGTTTTGTAATTTGCATCAATTGGTGTTATAAACGAGCTACAAGAGTAATGACTTTCAAGGGTTACTGCAGGGGAGGGGAATTGATATATCTTATAATGAGCTAGTTTGAGAGGTGATGATTAAATTTTGGGCAATGCCAAAATTAAGGACTATTAAAGGACTTCTTTTTTTAGATTGATTAATGACTCTTTCCATGGAAAACTATACCATTTCTCAATTCTTGACTGTCCTGGGGACTGTAGGTTTCTACCTCAGACAATATCCTTAAGAGTGTTAAAAACTTCAAATTGGTATTATTAGTTTTTACTTTTTGGTAAACTCGTGTCGTGGATACCTTAAGCTGTAATTGGCTGTTTTGATTAGATTATACAAATGGATCAGTTTTATTAGCTTATTTGTAATGCAATAACTGTTGTTTACTTGTTTATTTGTCTGAACAGGATTCAAGCAAAAATATTCAGATCTCGGCATTTCACATATTCAAGGTTGTAGATTCTCTTTCTTTCAGTCATCTTATATGGCTCTACTTATTCTCAGGCCACCACATCAGCTTTTGAATACTACTATACCCATGCTCGTGTTCGAAATTTTGTTCTCTGATTTTATTGATCTGTGAAATGAGTCTGAGGTTCATTCTAATAGGTGAGCAGAGTGCAATTCATATTGAAAGCAACCTATCTAAGATGGTAAAATGCACACTTAAATAAATGTTGAGTTTCTGAAAGCAACcataactaatttttattctatttaatctcCAAGTTATAAACTGTCAAGCACATCTTTTTTAAAAGGTTCttgataataaaaattagtttgcgAACCAGCATGAGTAGAGTTACCAAGAGATAAGAAAAACAACCATAATCTGTTTGACCATTTTGCATAATCCGTAAGGCGCAGAGACTagtttctttttccttttctctttCACAAACTTGTCTTTCGGTTAGACCATGGAATATTGTATTGCAGGCAGAATCCACAAGTTATCTTTTTCCGTGAAATCAACATCATGTGCAAAATTATGATTGCAGTTTGGGTAAAGTTACGGTTTTAGAGTTTTTAATGTCTCGGTTTTCGTGCAGGTTTTTGTTGCTAATCCTAACAAGCCACGAGAAGTAAAagtaattttggcaaaaaacaGCGCGAGGTTGGTGGAATTGCTTATTGAACTTTCTGTTGGAAAAGGTAACAAGTGTGGCATTCTTCTCATTCTGCAATATTGGTGTTTTATTcttgggttaattgcaaatgcatacacaaactttatcctaatttgcaattacaacataaactttgagaCTTGggaatgtcagtaaccaactttcatgttttggcaaattggtgcatcgaccaatcacgcaacgacacatggcggtatattacaatgtccacgttagtgtttttcgtgtttggtgtatcgatttgccaaaagtgtaaagttggttactaacattgtcaagttttaaagtttatgttgtaattgcaaattagggtaaagttcgtgtatgaatttgcaattaaccctttattcTTTAGAGATTCATTCTCtgcaatattttataatttattctgTGTTCCTTCCCTCCTTTAGGTGCGGAGGATGAGCAATTTGAAGAGGAAAAAGAACTGATCGTGAAGGAAATTAGAAGACTATCGCGGCAGCAAAGCCTGGACGGCTAGCTTCTTAAGTAGCTGGGTTGATGCCATTTCTATATGATAATTCTCCTGTGTATGCTGTAGTGCTAGAGATGTGTGCTTGTATTCTTTTATGCATCAGAAGTCGCACATTCGTATTgtctaaataaacaaaaaaaaattgtttaaatcgTCAGACTAAGAGCATCCACAGTCGTTAGACTGTTTTTGAGTCTGATAGCCATGCCACGTCAGCTtccgtttggattgagggtttttaaaatctatggattttagcaaaatcgatgaattttaaatcaatggaattaaatccatagattttaaaattccgtcgtttgaattgaatataaaatcaatggatttttaatattatttatgaaaaataataaatagtataacaatccatcatctataaaaaaaatggtgCATTTGGACTTCCCCACCTAATAGatgggaaatcaaaaccctaaaaaatgatggattgtagaaaatgagggtatttataaattcatggattctattaattttttttctaggcaaacgataaattttgtccaaatccatggattgtttagaattcatcgtttagaatccatcaatccaaacggtgccaaAACCCATATTTATTATACAATCTCCACAATAGTTAGACTTTAAAAAGTAAACTAATAAGAGTcccacatttttatttattacattgaatacaatttaaaagaacaaaacaaaaagtaaaaGAGAAGAGTGGGTCCCTTATTAAGTGGTTGGTGCATA is a window of Mercurialis annua linkage group LG2, ddMerAnnu1.2, whole genome shotgun sequence DNA encoding:
- the LOC126670288 gene encoding uncharacterized protein LOC126670288, with the protein product MSFSFFKPSRPKTPLEVVKALKESLTALDTKTVVEVKSLEKALEEVEKNLVAIRIMLCGDGEVEPNAEQVSQLVLEVSKEDVLALMIHKLPNLGWEARKDLVHCWSILLKQNVDSKYFSVEYIENHFELLDFLVVCYDNKEIALNCGVMLRECVKFPSLAKYILESASFELFFKFVELPNFDVASDAFSTFKDLLTKHENVVAEYLTAHYDEFFDMYEKLLISPNYVTRRQSLKLLSDFLLEPSNSHIMKRYILEVQYLKVMMTLLKDSSKNIQISAFHIFKVFVANPNKPREVKVILAKNSARLVELLIELSVGKGAEDEQFEEEKELIVKEIRRLSRQQSLDG